ATGTTGAGTTCCGAGGTGTGGATTCCTTGTTTTATCAATTGGAAGTGATTCTTCCTGATGGAGATACAATTGTTTCTCCCTTTGAATCCGTTCCCCGAATCGTGACAATTGACAGTTTGATATTTCGACAAGACGAAGAGTTGTCTGATGACAATGCGAACCTGTTAGAGACCTTCAATTTCCCAGTCTCCTGGGCCCAGGACCCGCCGGATATCCGTAACTATTACCGATGGAGAATATTCAGAAATGACACTTTGTTCAGCGCTCCCAATGACCTGGAATTACTGGATGATTCCGCCATCAATGGCAATTTCTTCCCAAACGAATTTAGAAGTTTTCGATATGAATTTGGAGATACGTTGACCATGGAAATGCAAACGTTGAGTGAAGACGCTTTTGACTTCCTGACCTTACTCAAAAACCAAACGACGCTACTGGGAACTGCTTCAGGCACCCTTCCTGCTACGATTTCTGGCAACCTGCGCAACCGAACTGATCCCGACCAGATCGTGCTGGGTTTTTTTGGCTGTATCTCCTCTTCTTCTTCAGAATTGGTGTTACTGGATGAATAGAGATCATTAGTCGCACTATTTAATCAAGCTTCAGAGACTTGCAAAAAAGTTCTTTGACATCAAAAAAGGCACAATTTTTGGGGGTTTTACCCTTGTAGCTTGTCTTATAGATGTTATGATTAAAAAGTTAATAATAGTAATAGTCTCTGTGGCACTAGCCTTCGTGGGCGTGCTATTGAGCAAGCGAGTAAACTTGAAATCCTCAAAATAAGAGATTACAAGATGTTTGGCAGGAAAAACAAAATTTCTAAGGGCTAGAATCGATTACTGCTGAGAAAGAATGTTCAACACTTTCAGGGTTCCAGAGAGCTTTTTCTCGAGAACCCTGATTATTCAAATCGTTACAACGAAGGCTTTACCAATGCTAATTTGCTGCCCATCGCCTATCCCAACGAGAAATAATTCTTTCCTCAGATTTTCATTTCAGGTATTTCACCCTCTACGATGAGTCGACCCTCTGTGGCTTGCTGAATTTGC
This DNA window, taken from Cytophagales bacterium, encodes the following:
- a CDS encoding DUF4249 domain-containing protein, with the translated sequence MRKIYYLLISLVLLGCEDPIQIDLTADANLVVVQGWISNQVTNQEIVLSRTQGFNDQSGPSLIMGARVSVINNQSDQFIFQQNEDGIYRSNVEFRGVDSLFYQLEVILPDGDTIVSPFESVPRIVTIDSLIFRQDEELSDDNANLLETFNFPVSWAQDPPDIRNYYRWRIFRNDTLFSAPNDLELLDDSAINGNFFPNEFRSFRYEFGDTLTMEMQTLSEDAFDFLTLLKNQTTLLGTASGTLPATISGNLRNRTDPDQIVLGFFGCISSSSSELVLLDE